CGTTGAACAAGTAAGTCGCCTTGATGGGTTCGTCGCAAGCGCGACCTAAGCCACGATTCGATCGACATGACCAAGAGAGGGCATATGCAGTCAGCATCAAGACGGGCTCTGCTGAGTGGTCGCGCCGAAGACGCCGCGGGGACCAAAGTTCCAACGGTAAGTGCCCCGATGCTGACGAGCGCGTAGGAACCGTCTAAGTTCAGCCGCCAACGCTCAGCCTCGCGATCATCTCGACGTCTCGCTCAGCCGCTGGGCGTTAGCGAGCGCAAGAACGCGAGGGCGAGCGCTCGGCTGGGTTCGTCGTCGAAGTACGCTGCGGCAATCAGCACCCGACTTTCGAAGCACACGACGGCTTGGGCCGAAGGTTGCACCTGGCCGTCCTCTCGCGCCTCGTCGATGCGATAGATGAGGCGGTGGACCCCACCCTGCTCGCTACGTTCGAGGTCGAAGGCTTGGGGGGAAGCGGAGCTCGTGAAGTGTTCCAAGTTCGCCGCAGCGGAGCGGGGCTGATCTTCGAAGGCGGAGATCCAGAACGTGAGCTGCGGCTTCCATAGCACCAGTTGGTAGTCCTCAACGCGACGGAACAGCGACTCCCCAAGCTGCGCTTGCCAGAACGGCGTGAGCTGCACGGGACCCGGCGTCACGCCCGGCAGCAGCACGGCAGGGGGCGCGGGCGGATCTCCCACCGCGACGAGTTGCCCGCTGGCGTCGAGCACCACCTCGGTGCCGACCGGGTAGGTGAGGAAGCGTACGATGCGCGGATCGCAATTGGCGATGGTGTTCAGGTCGTACACATCGAGGTGGCTCCGGTCGTTCAGGTATTCCGCGGATTCGCCAGCTGTGATGAACCAGCCACTGTCTTGCGGGTTGACGGGCGCGCCACGGTTCATGAAAGCGACGGGTTTGCCCTCCACGGTGACGCCGTCCGTGGCGATGCAGCCGCCCATAGCGGGGATCAGAGGGCGGATCTGCTCGCGACTCAGTTTGAAGCGCTTTGCCATGTGCGCTTTCTAGCATGTTCGGTGGTCGCTCTCCCTGGGCCGCAGAGCGTCGCGCCGTCACGTTTGGCAGATCTCGAATGCGCCCATGCAAGAGCTCGCGCACGCACGTCGACGGAAAGCGCGGGCTCGGATCTATGTCGCCAAAATGCTCACCAGAGCGATCACTTCGCGGACATACTCGACCACGTCGAGGAAATGATCGCCGTGGCGAGCATTTCGGGGGGATACCCGTAGCGCAACGCGTGGCAGCGTGCGACGCGCACGCGACACGAGCGTGTCCGCGTTTCCGCGAGCAGCTCCGCGAGAGCGAACGACTGAGAAGCTGCGCATGACCTCGCTGCTGTGGCCAACGATGCGCAACCATGTAGCGTGAAGTCTTGGGTTTGGGTCTAGGGATTGGCGGCAGGGTGGAACTAATCACTCGGGGGTCGGCGGGGACGTCCAGCACACTCACCTCGACGTAGACGTACGCGTGCACGTGGGCGCGCTGCACCGCTTTGAGTGCTCATGCGTGCACGCTGCAGTCGCGCTGCACCGCTTTGAGTGCTCACGCGTGCGCGCTGCAATCGAGCTGCACCGCTTTGAGTGCTCACGCGTGCGCGCTGCAATCGAGCTGCACCGCTTTGAGCGCGTAGGTGTCTTTGTCCACCAGTTCGGGCCAGATGACGAGGGCGCCGCCGGATCCGTCGTCGACGATCTTTGGGGCTCCCACTCGGGTCTGTGCGCCATACTCCAAGTAGGTGGCGAGCGACAGCTGCAGGGGTGGGGCCAACTGTTTGCCGCCTTCGTCGAGGTCCAAGAGCTTGATCTGTGAGCCCGGGCCATTCTGGAACTCGAGGTAGACGTAGCGATAGGCGCCCGCGACCCAGGCGAGGTCGACGTGTTCGTGTTCACCGGAGAAACTGAGGCGTTCGTCGTCGGTCAGGCGCGCACCCTGGGCGTCCAGAGTGGTGAAGTACAGCGGCACGTTGAGGATATCGACGCGGCTGTCGGTGAAAGCGATGCCCACGCCGCTTGGCCCGTGAGCGATTCCAACGTCGTACACGTAGCGGTCGTGGTTGGTCAGATCCGGTGCCGCCTGCGCGGGAGTGCCCGCGGCGTCGAAGCGCGTGTACTTCATCGTGGAGCGCGAGGGCATGACCTCGACCCAGGCCAGTGCGAGCTCACTGCCCCTTGGCTCGAACTCGAACTCCTTGCCGATGCCTTTGCTGCTCAGAGTTTGTGCTACTCCAAAGCCAGCGCCGGGGTGCGCGCTGCGATACTTCACCGTGTACCAGCTGTCGGCTCCGGTCTTCTCCGACCACACGAAGATCAATGTCCCTGTCGGGGTACTGCCGATGCCGAAGGGGCCAAAGGTCGTGGGTTGGTCGGGTAGCTGAACCTCGCTCCACTCGGTAGTCAGCGAGAATACGCGCATCGCATAGTCGCCAGGGTCACGCACCGCTACGGCGTATCCCGTTGGTGTCACGGTCAGATCGGCCGTCCCCCCGTCCGGAACCGGCAGAGCAACCTGCGCCACGAGCGACGGTTGCGAAACGGAGGAAAGAGACAGGCGCGGCATGCTCAGATCCCGCCACAGCACCGCCAGCTCACTTCCCCGGCGCAGCACTCGGGTCAAGCTCAGGCCCTTGCCCGAGCCCAGCAGCAAGCGTTCCTTCACACGACACGCAGCTGGCGCGGAGAGCGCCCCATCTACTGCGGCTTCGGCGCGGGCGTCGTTAGCGACGCCCGCATCGGTCCCTGGCGCGTCTCCGGCTTCCCAGTTTCGGGCGTCCGGGCCGGGCGGGGCCGAATCGGCGACGGCATCGACCCAACGCTCGTCGGATCCACAGCCCGACAGAAGCACCAGGCAGACAACCCCAAGCCAACCGCACCGTGCCATATGAGTGCTAAACGCGAGTTGTCGTCGAAGCGTCATGACGAGGTGGGTAGAAAGTCGGCCCTCGGCGGCGTTCGCTACTCCGTGAACGCCGCCTGGGCCGCTTCGCCGCACGCGATCTCGAGGCGTGACTCGAACACGCGAACGTACCCGACGTGGTCTTCCAGGAGCTCGTCGATGATGGTCGTGAGCGCCGACAGTGCGGATAGCGCGGCATTGGCGACTTGCTGATAGGGAACTGGCGGGAG
This genomic stretch from Polyangiaceae bacterium harbors:
- a CDS encoding DUF2185 domain-containing protein is translated as MAKRFKLSREQIRPLIPAMGGCIATDGVTVEGKPVAFMNRGAPVNPQDSGWFITAGESAEYLNDRSHLDVYDLNTIANCDPRIVRFLTYPVGTEVVLDASGQLVAVGDPPAPPAVLLPGVTPGPVQLTPFWQAQLGESLFRRVEDYQLVLWKPQLTFWISAFEDQPRSAAANLEHFTSSASPQAFDLERSEQGGVHRLIYRIDEAREDGQVQPSAQAVVCFESRVLIAAAYFDDEPSRALALAFLRSLTPSG